In one Mycobacterium sp. NBC_00419 genomic region, the following are encoded:
- the ipdE1 gene encoding acyl-CoA dehydrogenase IpdE1 produces the protein MITVEEFRAEVRGWLADNLVGEYAALKGLGGPGREHEAFEERLAWNRHLAAAGLTCLGWPVEHGGRGLSVAHRVAFYEEYAKADAPDKVNHLGEELLGPTLIAFGTPEQQQRFLPHILDVTELWSQGYSEPGAGSDLANVATSAVLDGDHWVINGQKVWTSLAHWAQWCFVVARTEKGSKRHAGLSFLLVPLDQPGVEIRPIIQLTGDSEFNEVFFTDARADAGLVVGEPGDGWRVAMGVLTFERGVSTLGQQIRYARELSGVVELAKANGAIDDPLIRERLTRAWAGLQTMRSYALATMDVEQPGQDNVSKLLWANWHRDLGELAMDIQGKSGLLKHDDEFDEWQRLFLFSRADTIYGGSNEIQRNIIAERVLGLPREAKG, from the coding sequence GTGATAACGGTCGAGGAGTTCCGGGCCGAGGTCCGCGGGTGGCTGGCCGACAACCTGGTCGGCGAATACGCCGCACTCAAGGGTCTCGGTGGCCCCGGGCGCGAGCACGAAGCCTTCGAAGAGCGACTGGCCTGGAACCGCCATCTGGCGGCTGCCGGCCTGACCTGTCTGGGCTGGCCCGTCGAGCACGGCGGCCGCGGTCTGTCGGTGGCGCACCGCGTCGCCTTCTACGAGGAGTACGCCAAGGCCGACGCCCCGGACAAGGTGAACCACCTGGGTGAGGAACTGCTCGGGCCCACCCTGATCGCCTTCGGCACGCCCGAGCAGCAGCAGCGGTTCCTGCCGCACATCCTCGATGTCACCGAACTGTGGTCACAGGGCTACTCCGAGCCCGGCGCGGGTAGCGACCTGGCCAATGTCGCGACGTCGGCGGTGCTCGACGGCGATCACTGGGTCATCAACGGCCAGAAGGTGTGGACGTCGCTGGCGCACTGGGCGCAATGGTGTTTCGTGGTGGCCCGCACCGAGAAGGGCTCCAAGCGGCACGCCGGTCTGTCCTTCCTGCTGGTGCCGCTCGATCAGCCCGGCGTGGAGATCCGCCCGATCATCCAGCTCACCGGCGACTCGGAGTTCAACGAGGTGTTCTTCACCGATGCCCGCGCCGACGCCGGCCTGGTGGTCGGCGAGCCGGGCGACGGCTGGCGGGTGGCCATGGGGGTGCTGACGTTCGAGCGCGGTGTCTCGACGCTGGGCCAGCAGATCCGTTATGCGCGTGAGCTTTCCGGTGTCGTCGAGTTGGCCAAGGCCAACGGAGCGATCGACGATCCGCTGATCCGGGAGCGGCTCACCCGGGCCTGGGCGGGTCTGCAGACAATGCGGTCCTACGCGTTGGCGACCATGGATGTGGAGCAACCGGGCCAGGACAACGTGTCCAAGCTGCTCTGGGCCAACTGGCACCGCGACCTCGGCGAACTCGCCATGGACATCCAGGGCAAATCCGGGCTGCTCAAGCACGACGACGAGTTCGACGAGTGGCAGCGGCTGTTCCTGTTCTCCCGCGCCGATACCATTTACGGCGGCTCCAACGAGATCCAGCGCAACATCATCGCCGAGCGGGTGCTCGGCCTACCCCGGGAGGCGAAGGGCTAG
- the fadD3 gene encoding 3-((3aS,4S,7aS)-7a-methyl-1,5-dioxo-octahydro-1H-inden-4-yl)propanoate--CoA ligase FadD3, with the protein MERSDPRTTPAVLDRMARELGDREALITEERTFTFAELREEVRRAAAAMIGLGVDVGDRVAIWSPNTWHWVVACLATHYAGAVVVPLNTRYTAAEASDILARTQAPLLIAMGRFLDTDRVADLDRAALPDLRDIVRVPLDTDDGTWDDFMAGPTAPPSEVDSRAAALSGDDVSDILFTSGTTGRSKGVLCAHRQSLAAPAAWAACGQLTRSDRYLCINPFFHNFGFKAAILACLQTGAALIPQLTFDPEQAFRIVEEHRVTVLPGPPTIFQTLLDHPARKDYDLSSLRFAVTGAATVPVVLIERMQAELDFDIVLTAYGLTEASGFGTMCRADDDAVTVATTCGRPIADFELRIDSPEQTGAGEVLLRGPNVMLGYLDDPAATDAAIDADGWLHTGDIGTVDAAGNLRITDRLKDMYICGGFNVYPAEIEQVLARLDGVADAAVIGVPDERLGEVGRAFIVRRPDSDLDEQAVIDYTRQHLANFKAPRSVVFLAALPRNPGGKVVKPTLREMV; encoded by the coding sequence ATGGAGCGCAGCGACCCGCGCACGACGCCCGCGGTGCTGGACCGGATGGCCCGCGAACTGGGCGACCGTGAGGCGTTGATAACCGAGGAGCGCACCTTCACCTTCGCCGAACTGCGCGAGGAAGTGCGCCGCGCCGCCGCGGCAATGATCGGGCTCGGGGTCGACGTCGGCGACCGGGTGGCGATCTGGTCGCCGAACACGTGGCACTGGGTGGTTGCCTGCCTGGCCACCCATTACGCCGGCGCCGTGGTGGTTCCGCTGAACACCCGCTACACCGCCGCGGAAGCGTCCGACATCCTGGCCCGCACTCAGGCCCCGCTGCTGATCGCGATGGGACGTTTCCTGGACACCGACCGGGTGGCCGACCTCGACCGCGCCGCGCTGCCCGATCTGCGGGACATCGTCCGGGTCCCCCTCGATACCGACGACGGAACGTGGGACGACTTCATGGCGGGCCCCACGGCGCCGCCGTCGGAGGTCGACAGCCGAGCCGCAGCGCTGTCCGGCGACGACGTCTCCGACATCCTGTTCACCTCGGGCACCACGGGCCGCAGCAAAGGTGTCCTGTGCGCGCATCGGCAGTCGCTGGCGGCACCGGCCGCGTGGGCGGCGTGCGGTCAGCTCACCCGCTCCGACCGCTATCTGTGCATCAACCCGTTCTTCCATAACTTCGGCTTCAAGGCCGCCATCCTGGCCTGCCTGCAGACCGGCGCCGCGCTGATCCCGCAGCTGACCTTCGACCCGGAGCAGGCCTTCCGGATCGTCGAAGAACACCGGGTGACGGTGCTGCCCGGGCCGCCGACAATCTTCCAGACACTGCTCGACCACCCGGCCCGCAAGGATTACGACCTGAGCTCACTACGGTTTGCGGTCACCGGCGCGGCAACCGTCCCGGTGGTGCTCATCGAACGCATGCAGGCCGAACTCGACTTCGACATCGTGCTGACCGCCTACGGCCTCACGGAGGCAAGCGGATTCGGCACCATGTGCCGCGCCGACGACGACGCGGTGACCGTGGCGACCACCTGCGGACGCCCGATCGCCGACTTCGAGCTACGGATCGACTCCCCTGAGCAGACCGGAGCCGGCGAGGTGCTGCTGCGCGGGCCCAACGTCATGCTCGGCTACCTCGACGATCCGGCCGCCACCGACGCCGCCATCGACGCCGACGGCTGGCTGCACACCGGCGATATCGGAACAGTCGACGCCGCAGGCAATCTGCGCATCACCGACCGCCTCAAGGACATGTACATCTGCGGCGGCTTCAACGTCTACCCCGCCGAGATCGAGCAGGTGCTGGCCCGCCTCGACGGTGTCGCCGACGCCGCGGTGATCGGAGTACCCGACGAGCGGCTCGGCGAGGTCGGTAGGGCGTTCATCGTGCGGCGGCCCGACAGCGACCTCGATGAGCAGGCCGTCATCGACTACACCCGACAGCATCTGGCGAACTTCAAGGCACCACGCTCGGTGGTGTTCCTGGCAGCACTGCCCCGCAACCCCGGCGGAAAAGTGGTCAAACCCACACTGCGAGAGATGGTCTGA
- a CDS encoding acyl-CoA dehydrogenase family protein, translated as MDLSYDDATREFRDEVRDFLEANKASLPTKSYDTAEGFKQHRQWDRVLFDAGLSVITWPKKYGGRDASLLQWVVYEEEYFRAGAPGRASANGTSMLAPTLFAHGSEEQLDRVLPKMASGEEIWAQAWSEPESGSDLASLRSTATQTDGGWLLNGQKIWSSRAPFGDRGFGLFRSDPTAERHRGLTYFMFDLKADGVTVRPIAQLGGDTGFGEIFLDNVFVPDHDVIGSVHEGWRAAMSTTSNERGMSLRSPARFLAPAERLVQAWTSHGSDPAYADRVADAWIKAQAYRLHTFGTVTRLSEGGELGAESSVTKVFWSDLDVALHQTALELRGADAELAGSWTDGLLFALGGPIYAGTNEIQRNIIAERLLGLPKEPSASSGKTK; from the coding sequence ATGGATCTCAGTTACGACGACGCCACCCGAGAATTCCGCGACGAGGTGCGCGACTTCCTGGAAGCCAACAAGGCGTCGCTGCCGACCAAGTCCTATGACACCGCAGAGGGTTTCAAGCAGCACCGGCAATGGGACCGGGTGCTGTTCGACGCCGGGCTGTCGGTGATCACCTGGCCGAAGAAATACGGCGGCCGCGACGCGAGCCTGCTGCAATGGGTGGTCTACGAGGAGGAATACTTCCGCGCCGGAGCCCCAGGGCGCGCCAGCGCCAACGGCACCTCCATGCTGGCGCCGACGCTGTTCGCGCACGGCTCTGAGGAGCAGCTGGACCGCGTTTTGCCGAAAATGGCCAGCGGCGAGGAGATCTGGGCCCAGGCCTGGTCCGAGCCGGAGTCCGGCAGCGACCTGGCCTCGCTGCGCTCGACCGCGACCCAGACCGACGGCGGCTGGCTGCTCAACGGCCAGAAGATCTGGAGCAGCCGGGCGCCGTTCGGCGACCGCGGATTCGGGTTGTTCCGGTCCGACCCGACCGCCGAGCGCCACCGCGGGCTGACCTACTTCATGTTCGACCTCAAGGCCGACGGCGTGACGGTGCGCCCGATCGCGCAGCTGGGCGGCGACACCGGGTTCGGCGAGATCTTCCTGGACAACGTGTTCGTGCCCGACCATGACGTGATCGGCTCGGTACACGAAGGCTGGCGGGCGGCGATGAGCACCACCAGCAACGAGCGCGGCATGTCGTTGCGCAGCCCGGCGCGCTTCCTGGCGCCGGCCGAGCGGCTGGTTCAGGCGTGGACGTCACACGGCTCCGACCCCGCCTACGCCGACCGGGTGGCCGACGCCTGGATCAAGGCGCAGGCATATCGACTGCACACGTTCGGGACCGTGACCAGGCTCTCCGAGGGCGGCGAGCTGGGCGCCGAGTCATCGGTCACCAAGGTGTTCTGGTCGGATCTCGACGTGGCACTCCACCAGACCGCCCTGGAGCTTCGCGGCGCGGACGCCGAACTCGCGGGCTCATGGACTGACGGTCTGCTGTTCGCGCTGGGCGGCCCGATCTACGCCGGCACCAACGAGATTCAGCGCAACATCATCGCCGAGCGACTGCTCGGGCTGCCCAAGGAACCCTCCGCGAGCTCCGGGAAGACGAAATGA